A window of Diospyros lotus cultivar Yz01 chromosome 14, ASM1463336v1, whole genome shotgun sequence contains these coding sequences:
- the LOC127789633 gene encoding kunitz trypsin inhibitor 5-like, translated as MKSSQLLLLSFLLLSSLPNLLMADNPEPLYDISGDKVLPGKNYFIVSAIWGAGGGGLSLIPGKNEICLRDVVQLSSDLQRGLSLYFQPLNGTATDYIYESTDLNIVFTTFSEVKLCTAPRVWKVDDFDPSTEQWFITTTGDIRKPGPLTSLNWFKVEKHSVLDRVYKINHCPASEGLCKDVGIYYTEGTRRLALSETPFIFVIIKAESVLNRAKIANVI; from the coding sequence ATGAAGAGCTCACAGCTGCTGCTACTCTCCTTCCTTCTCCTTTCCTCGCTCCCAAACCTTCTTATGGCTGATAATCCTGAGCCCTTGTACGACATCTCCGGCGATAAGGTTCTACCGGGTAAGAACTATTTCATTGTTTCTGCGATTTGGGGTGCTGGTGGCGGCGGCCTTTCTCTAATTCCCGGTAAAAATGAAATATGTCTTCGCGATGTCGTCCAGTTGAGTTCAGACTTGCAGAGGGGTCTCTCGTTATACTTTCAACCGCTTAACGGTACCGCCACAGATTATATCTACGAATCCACTGATCTCAACATCGTATTCACCACCTTCTCAGAAGTCAAACTCTGTACTGCACCAAGAGTGTGGAAGGTTGATGATTTCGATCCATCAACAGAACAGTGGTTCATAACAACTACCGGCGACATACGAAAGCCTGGACCTCTAACATCGCTCAACTGGTTCAAGGTTGAGAAACATTCAGTCCTTGACCGTGTATACAAGATCAACCACTGTCCTGCATCCGAGGGATTGTGCAAGGATGTTGGGATTTATTACACAGAAGGGACCCGCCGTCTTGCTCTGAGTGAGACTCCATTCATCTTTGTTATTATTAAGGCTGAAAGTGTACTCAACAGGGCAAAGATTGCCAATGTGATTTAA